The genomic region GAAAAGGTTCAAGAAAGCTTTAAAGCCCTAGACAAGGCTAAAAAAGAATGGCTTAAAGCCCTTGAAGCCCCCATAGATGAAAAAGAAGACGAATTGGTGCGTTCATTGACCCTAGCTTACAAACGCCAAACGCTCAAAGACAGACTCTATGACTTAGAGCCTACCAGCAAACTGATTAATGAATTAGTCAGAACGATGGAGACCACTTTAAAAAGCGGCGATGGGTTTGAAAAAGAGTTGAAACGCTTGGAATACAAATTGCCCTTATTCAATGACACTCTCATCGCTAACCATAAAAAAATCCTTGCCAATATCACTAACATGACTAAAGAAGATATTGTCGCTCAAGTGCCAGAAGCGACCATGGTGAGCGTGTATATGGATCTCAAAAAACTCTTTTTGACTAAAGAAGCGAGCGAAGAGGGCTTTGATTTAGCCCCCAACAAGCTAAAAGAAATTTTAGAGCAAATCAAAAGAGGGAAATTGATTTCCGATCGCGCTAAAAACAAAATGGCTAAATCCAATTTAAGGTTGGTGGTGAGCATCGCTAAACGATTCACGAGCAGAGGCTTACCCTTCTTGGATTTGATTCAAGAGGGCAATATCGGCTTGATGAAAGCAGTGGATAAGTTTGAGCATGAAAAGGGCTTCAAGTTTTCTACCTATGCGACCTGGTGGGTCAAGCAAGCTATCAGCAGAGCCATAGCCGATCAAGCCCGCACTATCCGCATCCCCATTCACATGATTGACACCATCAATCGCATCAATAAAGTCATGCGCAAACACATTCAAGAAAACGGCAAGGAGCCTGATTTGGAAGTGGTGGCTGAAGAAGTGGGGCTTTCGTTAGATAAAGTGAAGAATGTGATTAAGGTTACTAAAGAGCCTATCAGTTTGGAAACCCCAGTCGGCAATGATGATGACGGCAAATTTGGGGATTTCGTGGAAGATAAAAATATCGTTAGCTCCATTGATCACATCATGCGCGAAGATTTGAAAGCGCAAATTGAAAGCGTTTTGGATCAGTTGAATGAGCGAGAAAAAGCGGTGATCCGCATGCGTTTTGGGCTTTTAGACGATGAAAGCGATCGAACTTTAGAAGAAATCGGCAAGGAATTGAATGTTACTAGAGAAAGGGTGCGCCAGATTGAAAGCTCTGCGATCAAAAAATTGAGAAGCCCGCAATACGGGCGCATTTTAAGAAACTATTTGCGCATTTGATATTAAGGTTCTCTAAAGCATGCGTTATTTTCTTGTAGTTTTCTTGTTTTTGTTTGTGGGTTGCATGCAAAAGGATTTCACGCTCAAAGATTTATCCTTGCCCCAAGAGGCTTCAAGCTATCTTGCAAGCTCTCAAAATAGCAGTCATAATAACCAAAGCATTGACCCCCAAGCGTTAAGAGAAAACCTAAAAGAGAGCTATCTCAAAGCGTGGTATTCCCCATGGCTAGATGCGAAAATCAAAAGCAATAAAAAAGAAGTGTTTTGGATTCTCAAAGAGATGAATAAATCCACCGGTTATGGCGAAGATCTAAAACCCAACGCAA from Helicobacter pylori harbors:
- the rpoD gene encoding RNA polymerase sigma factor RpoD; the protein is MKKKANEEKAPKRAKQEAKAEATQEVKAKENNKESNKVKESKLKEAKTKESKVKEAKAKEPVPVKKLSFNEALEELFANSLSDCVSYESIIQISAKVPTLAQVKKIKELCQKYQKKLVSSSEYAKKLNAIDKIKKTEEKQKVLDEELEDGYDFLKEKDFLEWSRSDSPVRMYLREMGDIKLLSKDEEIELSKQIRLGEDIILDAICSVPYLIDFIYAYKDALINRERRVKELFRSFDDDDENSVNDSKKDDDGEEDEENEERKKVVSEKDKKRVEKVQESFKALDKAKKEWLKALEAPIDEKEDELVRSLTLAYKRQTLKDRLYDLEPTSKLINELVRTMETTLKSGDGFEKELKRLEYKLPLFNDTLIANHKKILANITNMTKEDIVAQVPEATMVSVYMDLKKLFLTKEASEEGFDLAPNKLKEILEQIKRGKLISDRAKNKMAKSNLRLVVSIAKRFTSRGLPFLDLIQEGNIGLMKAVDKFEHEKGFKFSTYATWWVKQAISRAIADQARTIRIPIHMIDTINRINKVMRKHIQENGKEPDLEVVAEEVGLSLDKVKNVIKVTKEPISLETPVGNDDDGKFGDFVEDKNIVSSIDHIMREDLKAQIESVLDQLNEREKAVIRMRFGLLDDESDRTLEEIGKELNVTRERVRQIESSAIKKLRSPQYGRILRNYLRI